A single region of the Erythrobacter sp. HL-111 genome encodes:
- the smpB gene encoding SsrA-binding protein SmpB yields the protein MVRPKPKTFDKQKIVAENRRARFDYTIEDTFEAGLALQGTEVKALRAGEASIAESYAEVKDGEVWLVNSNIPEYSHGNRQNHEPRRPRKLLLHAREIGRMFGAVERKGMTLVPLSIYFNGQGRAKVELALAKGKQAHDKRQSIKERDWKRDKARLLRERG from the coding sequence ATGGTCCGTCCCAAACCCAAGACTTTCGACAAGCAGAAGATCGTCGCCGAGAATCGCCGCGCCCGGTTCGACTACACCATCGAGGACACGTTCGAGGCCGGGCTTGCTCTCCAGGGGACCGAGGTCAAGGCGCTGCGCGCGGGCGAGGCGTCGATCGCGGAAAGCTATGCCGAGGTGAAGGACGGAGAGGTCTGGCTCGTCAATTCGAACATCCCCGAATACAGCCACGGCAACCGCCAGAACCACGAACCGCGCCGGCCGCGCAAGCTGCTGCTGCACGCTCGCGAGATCGGTCGCATGTTCGGCGCGGTGGAGCGCAAGGGCATGACGCTGGTCCCGCTCTCGATCTATTTCAACGGGCAGGGCCGGGCGAAGGTCGAACTGGCGCTCGCCAAGGGCAAGCAGGCGCATGACAAGCGCCAGTCGATCAAGGAGCGCGACTGGAAGCGCGACAAGGCCCGCCTGCTGCGTGAGCGCGGCTGA
- a CDS encoding DUF2062 domain-containing protein, protein MPTREQMAKNRWLAPIAHRFLSPELWRFTRRSVPRGVALGLFAAFIIPLGQIFLAAFLALPARANVPLAALVTFVTNPFTLAFWIVIANRIGAFMLRIDAATAGYATGQIENTWWQAFVDFSQMAGVTVVGFLVLAIVSAGLGYVVASAIWRVIVARKRAKRLALMEARLDRRLNAN, encoded by the coding sequence ATGCCGACGCGCGAACAGATGGCGAAGAACCGCTGGCTGGCGCCGATCGCCCATCGTTTCCTGTCGCCCGAATTGTGGCGCTTCACCCGCCGCTCGGTCCCGCGCGGGGTGGCGCTCGGGCTGTTCGCGGCCTTCATCATTCCGCTGGGCCAGATCTTCCTCGCCGCCTTCCTTGCGCTGCCCGCGCGCGCCAACGTGCCGCTCGCCGCGCTCGTGACCTTCGTCACCAATCCCTTCACGCTGGCCTTCTGGATCGTGATCGCCAATCGGATCGGCGCATTCATGCTCCGGATCGATGCCGCGACCGCAGGCTATGCGACCGGCCAGATCGAGAACACCTGGTGGCAGGCCTTCGTCGATTTCTCCCAGATGGCCGGGGTGACGGTGGTGGGCTTTCTCGTCCTCGCGATCGTATCGGCCGGACTCGGCTATGTCGTGGCGAGCGCGATCTGGCGCGTCATAGTCGCGCGCAAGCGGGCAAAACGTCTCGCGCTGATGGAAGCGCGTCTCGACCGCAGGCTGAACGCCAACTAG